In a genomic window of Punica granatum isolate Tunisia-2019 chromosome 6, ASM765513v2, whole genome shotgun sequence:
- the LOC116212044 gene encoding uncharacterized protein LOC116212044, translating to MVRTVRVGSFFNKFFSLFLLLLLGCFSSSSAASADGHREPPRPNKKKRKLLAAASSSASAVAAISSRFKATKALSSSWASIKRAFTRMPSRIAAAAQTQPSPGPTTPTLTSARSSHRSLVSMVQPETLNLLEPHSLVLPSQESNVSSDDNPLFLPLRNDIFPCTACAEIFPKPHLLEQHQSMKHAVSELTGEDSGQNIVKIIFKMGWTNKDRSPKIDRILKIHNSPKILTRFEEYRELVKSKAARNGAAGRRRDERCIADGNELLRFHCSTFMCELGQDGNSATCNQQYCSVCGIIRSGFSPKLDGISTLSTSWRAHMAIPDETLEEFRFMNVKRAMLICRVIAGRVGCDPVDEDGAEKGGCGFDSVVGRGGSGALTLLDEEELLVFNPRAVLPCFVIVFTV from the coding sequence ATGGTCAGGACGGTGAGAGTCGGGTCATTCTTCAACAAGttcttctccctcttcctcctcctcctactCGGctgcttctcctcctcctccgccgccTCTGCCGACGGCCACCGCGAGCCGCCCAGGCCCAACAAGAAGAAGCGCAAACTCCTGGCTGCTGCCTCGTCCTCTGCTTCTGCAGTAGCAGCTATTTCTTCTCGCTTCAAAGCCACCAAAGCCCTTTCCTCCTCCTGGGCCTCCATCAAGCGTGCTTTCACCAGAATGCCCTCCAGAATCGCCGCCGCCGCCCAGACCCAGCCCAGCCCCGGCCCCACCACCCCAACCCTCACCTCCGCCCGCTCCTCTCACCGCTCCCTCGTCTCCATGGTCCAACCCGAAACTCTCAACCTGCTGGAGCCCCATTCACTCGTACTCCCGTCCCAAGAATCCAACGTCTCCTCCGATGACAATCCCTTGTTCCTCCCCCTGAGGAACGACATCTTCCCCTGCACGGCCTGCGCCGAGATCTTCCCCAAGCCCCACCTACTGGAGCAGCACCAGTCTATGAAGCACGCCGTGTCAGAGCTCACCGGGGAAGACTCGGGTCAAAACATCGTCAAGATCATCTTCAAGATGGGCTGGACCAATAAGGACCGTAGCCCGAAGATCGACCGGATCCTAAAGATCCACAACAGCCCGAAGATCCTGACCCGCTTTGAGGAGTACAGGGAGTTGGTGAAGTCCAAGGCAGCGAGGAACGGCGCTGCAGGCAGGAGGCGGGATGAGAGGTGCATCGCTGATGGCAATGAGCTCCTGCGCTTCCACTGCTCAACCTTCATGTGCGAGCTGGGACAGGACGGTAACTCCGCCACCTGCAATCAGCAGTACTGCAGCGTATGCGGGATCATCCGGTCAGGGTTCTCTCCCAAGTTGGACGGAATCTCCACGCTGTCGACGAGCTGGAGGGCTCACATGGCTATCCCGGACGAGACCCTGGAGGAGTTCAGGTTCATGAACGTGAAGCGGGCGATGCTGATCTGCCGGGTTATCGCGGGTCGGGTCGGATGCGACCCTGTGGACGAGGATGGGGCGGAAAAGGGAGGTTGTGGGTTCGATTCGGTCGTTGGCCGGGGCGGGAGTGGAGCCCTAACCCTGTTGGACGAGGAGGAGCTGCTAGTGTTCAATCCGAGGGCAGTACTCCCTTGCTTTGTGATCGTGTTTACTGTTTGA